The Kroppenstedtia pulmonis genome has a segment encoding these proteins:
- a CDS encoding TerC family protein, whose translation MEVLSIEFFQALVAIIIIDLVLAGDNAIVIGLAARNLPRDKQKPVIVWGTIGAILIRATATLVVVWLLEIPGLLLAGGILLIFIAFKLLIEEKAQEDVKASKSMIGAIQTIIIADAVMGLDNVLAVAGAAHSNYLLVILGLLISVPIMVWGSTLILRLIERYPAIIYIGAGVLAWTSGKMIVDEPFLKSFFEEEPIIKWGLILFIIAGVLFFGRLTNKKKQTVQN comes from the coding sequence ATGGAGGTTTTATCGATCGAGTTTTTTCAAGCTTTAGTCGCTATCATCATTATTGATCTGGTCCTTGCCGGGGATAACGCCATCGTCATCGGATTGGCAGCTCGCAACTTACCCAGGGATAAACAAAAACCTGTCATTGTCTGGGGAACCATCGGTGCCATTCTAATCCGAGCAACAGCCACACTGGTTGTAGTATGGCTGTTGGAGATTCCAGGACTTTTGTTAGCTGGCGGAATTTTACTTATTTTCATCGCTTTTAAACTATTGATTGAAGAAAAAGCTCAGGAAGATGTAAAAGCAAGCAAAAGTATGATTGGTGCCATCCAAACGATTATCATCGCTGATGCAGTGATGGGATTAGACAATGTCCTGGCCGTTGCCGGTGCCGCTCACAGCAATTATCTGTTGGTAATCCTGGGATTGCTGATCAGTGTTCCCATCATGGTGTGGGGAAGTACCCTGATCCTTCGCCTGATCGAACGTTATCCCGCTATTATATACATCGGCGCTGGAGTTCTGGCTTGGACCTCCGGAAAAATGATTGTAGATGAACCCTTCTTGAAAAGTTTTTTTGAAGAGGAACCCATCATCAAGTGGGGATTGATTCTTTTCATCATCGCAGGTGTACTCTTTTTCGGCAGATTGACCAACAAGAAAAAACAAACAGTGCAAAATTAA
- a CDS encoding GNAT family N-acetyltransferase, with product MGKITFRRLDESDVFLYREFILTGCRETPLDVGLTEKEWGAKNTYKALEEQFRQHDNNPGCFILGAYDGNKMVGTLGFTRNEPIMRRHIAWIWGVQVDSQYRNQGIAKSLFKEMLIRSRECKGLEQIRLKVRSDNEKAIKVYQSIGFQFIAKEPGVLKWGDRYIDQFWMMMSL from the coding sequence TTGGGGAAGATTACGTTTCGACGGCTTGATGAGTCTGATGTTTTCTTATACAGGGAATTTATATTGACGGGATGTCGTGAAACACCATTAGATGTAGGACTGACTGAAAAGGAGTGGGGGGCGAAAAACACATACAAAGCGTTGGAAGAGCAATTTCGCCAACATGATAACAATCCGGGGTGCTTTATTTTGGGGGCTTACGATGGAAATAAAATGGTGGGAACCCTGGGTTTTACGAGAAATGAGCCAATCATGAGGCGACATATTGCATGGATTTGGGGGGTACAAGTCGATTCACAATACCGGAATCAAGGAATTGCAAAGTCGTTATTTAAAGAAATGTTAATAAGATCTCGTGAATGTAAGGGACTTGAGCAGATAAGGCTTAAGGTGCGAAGTGATAATGAGAAGGCTATAAAAGTATATCAGAGTATTGGTTTTCAGTTCATTGCGAAAGAACCCGGGGTCTTAAAGTGGGGAGATCGCTATATCGACCAGTTTTGGATGATGATGTCCTTGTAA
- a CDS encoding sugar phosphate nucleotidyltransferase: MKGVILAGGTGSRLYPLTKVTNKHLLPVGRYPMIYHPISKLVECGIREILVVTGLEHMGDVVRLLGSGADFQARFSYKVQDRPGGIAQALQLAADFAKGDPLLVILGDNVFSDSLKPFMKSFLQQGSGAKLLLKKVDQPERFGVAEIEGNKITGIEEKPKYPKSSYCVTGIYMYDPSVFSYITQLSPSARGELEITDVNNLYIQNSILTFDLLQGWWSDAGTPSSLLRANQLASDIILTFPQESGG; the protein is encoded by the coding sequence ATGAAAGGCGTTATCTTGGCCGGAGGTACCGGATCCCGGTTATATCCCCTTACAAAGGTTACGAATAAGCATTTATTACCTGTTGGGCGGTATCCGATGATTTATCATCCCATTTCCAAATTGGTGGAGTGTGGTATTCGGGAAATTCTGGTGGTAACCGGTTTGGAGCATATGGGAGATGTGGTTCGATTACTGGGAAGCGGAGCCGATTTTCAGGCAAGATTTTCATATAAAGTGCAGGATCGACCAGGTGGTATTGCCCAAGCTTTACAATTGGCTGCTGATTTTGCAAAAGGGGATCCGTTACTGGTCATCCTGGGAGACAACGTCTTTTCTGATTCCCTGAAGCCCTTCATGAAGTCCTTCCTGCAGCAAGGAAGCGGGGCCAAACTTTTGCTGAAGAAAGTGGATCAACCGGAACGATTCGGAGTGGCGGAGATTGAAGGAAATAAAATTACCGGAATTGAGGAAAAACCAAAATACCCTAAAAGTTCTTATTGTGTAACCGGTATTTATATGTATGACCCTTCGGTATTTTCTTATATTACTCAACTATCCCCTTCAGCCAGAGGAGAGTTGGAGATTACGGATGTTAATAACTTATATATTCAAAATAGTATTCTTACTTTTGATTTATTGCAGGGCTGGTGGAGTGATGCAGGAACTCCTTCGTCGCTGTTACGGGCCAACCAACTGGCATCGGATATCATTCTTACATTTCCTCAGGAATCAGGGGGATGA